In the genome of Sphingobium sp. CR2-8, the window GAATGATCGAGCCCATTGTTCCGGCTGTCCTGGCAGCGCAGCGCAGCGTCGGTGAGGATAAGCTGGTCGATACGGCCGTCGAAGAAAATGTCCGCCGCATGGTCGAGCGTTTGCAGAAGTTTTCCGAGCCGATGCTTATCGAACCACAGGAGCGCGGCGAGTTGAAGGTCGTAGGCGCTGTATATCAACTGGCGACGGGTCGCGTTCGCTGGCTTTGAGGATGGAAATCTCTGACTAGCGCGATGGATAGATTTCCCGGGTGGGCTGAGCAGAATATGTCACCTGTTTGGGAAATCTATCAGCGATTGAGCGTCAGACATGCATCGGAACCAGGCTCAGGACCTGTTACATCCTTGTGAAGATGGTGGACAGTTGATCCATCCATTCCATGATTGGATAACGATGAGTTCAAATGATACAATCTATGCGCTGGATGTGTTTTAGACTTTTCTTACACATGCGCCGGATCAGGCGAGTGATTTCGAGATGAGACGAATATCAGGGCCGTTCTATTGGCCGCCGCTACAATTGTAGTGGTGCCCCATCCGCTTGCCAATGTCGGCGGCATGAGATCGGGCGGCACGATCATGCCACTGCTCGACAGCAAGAAGCATTTGAGGTCAAGCGATCCGCTTGTCATCGTAGGCTATGTCGCGCGTACCGCGCCTATTCCGGCACCGGGTGGGCGCTACGCCTATGGCGCGGCCCCTTAACACCTGAGACTCTGTCTCGACATCAGGCAGGCCTAATCGCCCCGTCAGCCGGATTGGACGTCCTTCTGGGAAGCGCCAGAGCCGACAGCTACCGTTGTCGCGACATGGTAGCGATCAGGCCCATCCAGACACATGCGCCGCCATCCATTCGCGAGGTTGAACCGATCCGCCATATCGTCGATTTTGGGCACAATCTTGCGGGGCGCATTCGGTTGCAGATGCGCGGCCGCTAGGCGTAAAATGTCAGCGTTCGGCAAGCGAAATTCTGGCGGCGAATGTTCGGCGGTTCAGATGACCATCCATAATGAATATGGATCGTCATCTAACCAAACAATCGATTTCCTAACGTGTCAAAATTGGCCTAGCCCAAAGGCCAACCATAACGGGGAGGATTATAATGCGCCGCACTTTTTCGGTTTCGCTTCTGGCTGTCGCCGCGGCAACTTCGCTGACGGCCTTTGCGCAGGACCAGGTGCCGCCAGCACAAGGCGAAGGCGCGGATGCGCCGGTCGCAGGCGAAATCATCGTGACCGCGCAACGTCGCGCCGAAAGCCTTCAGAAAGTTCCGGTCAGCGTGACGGCGCTGAGCAGCGAAACGCTGACTTCGCGCAATCTCAACGATCTGACCCAAGTTGCGCGCGCTGCGCCCACATTGCAGGTTGGTGTCGATAACTCTTTTGCGGTTCGCGGGGTCGGCACGCTTGCCTTTGCTGGCACGGTCGACAGCAGCGTCGCCCTGGCGATCGATGAGGTGAATCTGGGCCGTCCTTTGCTCAACAGCCCATTGCTGAACGATCTGGAGCGGGTCGAAGTGCTGAATGGGCCGCAGGGCCTCTTGTTCGGCAAGAACGCGTCGGCGGGCCTGCTCAATATCGTCACGACCAAGCCGGTTCTTGGCGAATATTCCAGCACGACGAATGTCGAGGTTGGGATGCGTGACACGCCGTCGGCGAAGGGCAGCGCCGCCACGCTGATTGCCCGTGAAACCGTCAACATTCCGGTATCGCCCAACTCGGCGCTGCGCGTCTCGGGCCTATATTCCTATCAGGAACCCGCCACGACCTATGTAGGCACGCCCAATCCCGGTACACGCCACGACTTCAACGCGAAAAGCTATTCCATCAAGGCGAAATATCTTCTGGAGGCGACGCCTGACCTGACGATCTACCTGATCGGCGACTATAATGAAAACCACGGCATCGCGGGTATTTTCGACAATAGTTTCCGCCAAGTGGACGCCACCAGTACCAATCTGGCGCCGCTTGCAGGCGACAGGATCACACCGGGCGCGGATAATTTCGCATTCGGCGGCGATGCGAGCCAATTCCGCGACATCAAGACCGGCGGCGCGCAGGGGAAGGTCAGCTACGAATTCGGATCGGGTTGGGAACTGAGCAACCTGTTCGCTTGGCGGTTCTACGACCAGAACCAGTCGCTCGATGCGGATTATCTAACCGGCAACGGATTCAACACGAACCGCACGAACGCGCATTACGACCAATATTCAAATGAATTGCGCCTCGCTCTGCCATCGGGCAACCGGCTGAGCGGGCAGGTCGGTCTTTATTATTTCAAATCGACGCTGGACCTTAGTCGGCAATTGGGCGGCAACAGCTTCCTGCCGGGTTTCGTCGTATCCGGTTATCCCTTCTGCGTCGGCGCCAGGGCCGTTCCGGGCGCATTCCCGCCCACCTGCTCGGTCAGCAATGTCGCGCAGCTCGGCGCCGACGCATCCTATACGCTTAATACCGAAAGCTATGCCGGTTTCGGGCAGCTGACCTACGACCTCACCGATGCCCTGAAGGTCATCGCCGGCGGCCGCATAACCCGCGACAAGATCGACATCGACCTGTTGCAGAACCAGCTCAATTATTTCTCCGCACTGGCGGGTCCGCGTGGACGGTTCGGCAAAGACTATTCCAACACGGACTTCAGCTGGAAACTGGGCGCGCAATATCAGCTCTCGCCCACGGTCATGGCCTATGGCTTCTATGGTCGCGGTTACAAGGGGCCTGGCTTTAATGACAGCTTCCCGACGGCAACCGCCGATGTGGTGGTGCGCGAAGAACATTCGAACACCGCCGAAGTCGGCATTAAAAGCGCTTTCTTCAATCGCCGGGTAACGCTGAACCTGGCCGCCTTCCACACCAAGTTCAGCAATTTCCAGGTCCAGGCCTTCAATCCTTCGACCGTGTCGTTCCAGGTTCAAAATGCCGCGAAGGTCACGTCGAAGGGGATCGAAGCCTCCCTGTTCGCGTCATTGATCGACGGCCTGTCGATCAATGGCAATGTCGCCATTCTTTCATCGAAATTCGACGATTTCCCCGGCGCCCAATGTTATCCGACCCAGACCAGCATGGGGTGTTCGGCTACCGTCTCGACCTTCAATGCCGGTGGCCTGACCTTGCCGGTGTCGCCCAAATTCACCTCCAGCCTTCAGGCGACCTATGAATTCCCGACGAGCGGGCAGATCCAGCCGTTCGTCGAGGGCAACTGGTATCACCGATCCTCGGTAAATTATCTGGTCAATCGGGCGCCCGGCGCGACGATCGATCCGGTGGACATATGGGGAGCCAGCATCGGCGCCAAGGTCGGCGGTTTGCGTGTCGCGCTCTTCTGCAAGAATTGCACGAACAAGCTTCTGCCCACCGCCATCGGCGTCGACTCCGGTGATGCGAACGCCCGAAACGCCCGCGGGCAAGCCACACCGAAACTGTCTTATACCCAGCAATTCGGGCTGGATTCGGTTCGCACGATCGGCCTCTCGCTCGGGTTCAAATTCTGATACCCAAAGCATGCCCCTGTTCCGCACCCGCTGTACGGGACAGGGGCATGATAACCGATCAATCAGGTGGAGAGGTCTTTGTTCACGCGCCCGCTTACAGGCATCGCCGCTTTGCTCGCCATGGCCGCTCCGGCCGTATCTGCGCAAGTCTGGGCGAAGGCCGCTACTGCCGCGACGCCGGACAATGATCCTCGGTCCGTCACGCTCCTGTCGACAGGTTGGCGGTTCGACTTTGGCGAGCATTCCGGCGCCGAGCACCCTGATTTTAATGACGCCAACTGGGACAAGATCGATGTTCCGCACAGTTGGAACCGGGTCGGCTATTATCTGAAGCCTGCCAGAGCCACCGCCAATCGCCCCGAAACCGTGAACAAGGCGCAGGGGATCGGATGGTATCGGCTTTCGTTCGACGCTGACGCCGCTCTGGCAGGTAAGCGGACATGGCTGGAATTTGACGCTGCCAGTCGCATCGCAAGCATATGGCTGAATGGCCAGTTTCTGGGCGAACATAAAGGCGGCTATTCGCGCTTCCGCCTCGATGCGACAAAGGCTTTGAAGCCTGGCGCCGCGAACATCCTTGCCGTGCGCGTGGACAACAGCAAGCCCGCGCCCGGTTCTTCCACCGCCGATGTCCTGCCGTTGACGGGCGATTTCTTCGTGCCGGGCGGCCTTTATCGTCCGGTGCGACTGGTCAGCACCCAAGATGTCCATTTCGACATGATGGATCATGGGGGTTCGGGCATTCGGGCCACTACGCGGTCGATCGACGCAGGCATCGCCACCATCGATGTCGCAGCATCGCTGCGCAGCGAAATCGGCCAGGCGCGGGGCCTGCGTATGGAAACGCGGCTACTCGACGCCGAAGGGCGGGTAGCCGCGCGTCATGTGCAAGCCCTCTCCTTTAAGGCCGGGTCCAGCCAATCATCGGCAAGCCTACAATTACCGGCCGCGCACCTGTGGCAGGGGACGGACGACCCTTATCTCTACCATTTGTCGACCCGCCTGCTTGATCCCAAAGGTCGGACGCTCGATAGCGTCGACCAACCCTTCGGCATCAGGAAGATGCAGTTCGATGCGAACCGGGGGTTCCTTCTGAACGGAAAGCCCTACCGCCTGCGCGGCGTCGGCTATCATCAGGACCGCGAAGACAAGGGCTGGGCTATCACCCCCGCCGATGTCGAACAGGATGTCGCGACGATGCGCGAAATGGGTGTGAACAGCATCCGTCTCACCCATTATCAGCATGGTCAGACCATCCATGACCTCGCCGACCGCTATGGCCTTGTCCTGTGGGACGAAATCCCTCTGGTGTCGGCATGGACGTTGGGAGAAGCAAAGGAAGCAACCCCCGGCCTGATCGAAAATGCCCGCCAACAGCTGACCGAACTCATCCGCCAGAATCAAAACCATGCGTCCGTCGCGTCATGGGGCATCGCCAACGAGGTGGATTTCGGTAACTCGCTGCCCGCCTTCCTGACCAGCTTCAAGGGCGCGCCACCCGATCCCCTGGCGCTGCTTAAGGAACTAGACGCTACCGCCAAGACGCTGGACCCCAGTCGCCCCACCGCGCTCGCTACCTGCTGCGAAGGGCGCCTGTTCAGCAAGGGCGTGGAGGTGCCGATCACGGCGCCGGAAGCTGATCTGGGCGGCGCGAACCGCTATTTCGGCTGGTATTATGGCAAGCCGGAGGAGGTCGGTCCCAGTCTGGATGCGCTGCACGCACAGCGGCCCGACCAGGCTCTGGCCGTCACCGAATATGGCGCGGGTGGTGCGACGACGATCCATACCGACAATGTGCTGGGCGGACCGGTCGATTCCCGTGGTCGCGCGCAACCGGAAGAATATGAAAGCTACGTCCATGAAAAAAATTGGGCGGAACTGGCGGGCCGGCCTTACTTTTGGGCGACATGGCTATGGGTCGGATTCGATTTCGCAAGCACCGTTCGTAGTGAAGGCGATGCGCAGGACATCAATACCAAGGGCCTGGTGAGTTTCGATCACAAACTCCGCAAGGACGCCTATTATTTCTACAAGGCCAATTGGTCCCGGGAACCTGTCGTCCACATTACCGGCCGCCGCTACGTCGATCGGGCCTATGGCGTGACGGATGTGCGCGTTTACAGCAACGCGCCATCGACGCAGTTGCTGCTCAACGGGACAAGTCTTGGCGCGCGTACCGACTGCGACGGGCATGTCTGCGTCTGGCAGAATGTGCGTCTTGCCGCTGGAACCAACGTCCTGACGGCCCGGGGCAGCATCAGCGGGACCGCTGTCACGGATCGCGTGGAATGGCGCCTGTCTCCCGATGTCGCGCGCGCCGTTCGTATCGACAGCGGCGCCCTGGTCGCCGCCAAAGGCGTGGCCGGCATCTATGGCTCGGATAATTTCTTCGACGGGGGGCGGGCAGGCTCGATCGTGGAGCAGGCCGATTTTGGCAAACCGGCCAAGCCCGTGTCGATTGCTGGAACGTCGGAAAGTGCCGTTGTCGCCACATATCGGGAAGGCGATTTCCATTATCGCATCCCCCTCGAAGATGGGCGTTATCGCGTAAAACTCACTTTCGTCGAACCTTCTGCGGCGGGCAAGCCACGGCGATTTTCCGTTTTGGCCAACGACCGGATTGCTATCGGCAACATCGATCTTGGCAAAGCATCATCATCCGCCAGGACCGCCGTGGAACGGAATGTTGCCGTTTCGGTCGCAGGCGGCATGCTGGACCTTCACTTTAAGCCTATTGTCGGCGATGCGATCGTGTCCGCGATAGAGGTCATTCGCTGACGGTCCAGGCTGACATGCGATGGTCGATACCCCGGAACGACCTAGCGACAAACCTTCTTTTCAGGCGGTATCTGCCCATCGAACAGAAGCGTCACATCCGATCGTTGCGGTCCTGAAAAATCACGGCAATGGGATCGCATCCCGTTATCTTTACATCAAGACGACCGGCTTGATGACGGCCCCTCCCGCCGATGCGGCGACGGCCTGCTCGATGTCGGCGAAGGCGTAGGTTTCGACCAGCTTCTCCAGGGGAAGGCGGCCGGCCATATAATGGACGACAAGCTGTGGAATGAAGCTCTGTGGATCGACGCCGCCTTCTACCACACCTATGATCCTGCGCCCCATACTCATGATGGCAGCAGGGGCGAAAGTGGCGGCGTCTTCAGGATAGGCGCCGACCAGCGCCAGCGTTCCCCGTTGCGCCAATTTATCCATGGCGATGGTGACAAGAGCAGGTGACCCCGTCGTATCGATGATATGATCGAACATCCCGGTCACATCATCCAGAGCAATGCCGGTTTCAGTCGCGCCGACATCCTGCGCCAGTGACAGGCGATGGGCATGGCGATCGATGACGGTGATCCGGCTTGCCCCCGCGATCACGGCCGCCATCACCGCAGACAGACCCACCGCCCCTGCGCCCAGGATCGCGATGGCGTCGCCTGCTGCGACATGCAATGTTTCCAGCACGGTGCCTGCACCCGTCTGGATGCTGCAACCCAGCGGCGCCAGCAGATGCAGGGGCAGCGTCGGCTCCACCTTGATCACATTGTCGCGATGGGCCAGCGCATAAGTAGCGAAGGCCGACTGGCCGAAAATGTTGCTATTGACCGGCCTTTTGTCCTGCCAGACGCCGCCTTCGCCGGGTTGCAGGACGGCCTGGAAGTTGCGCGGGACAAATTCGGCACAATAACCGGGCTGGTGGGCATGGCAGGACCGGCATTGGCCGCAACTGTGAAAACTCAGCAGCACGCTGTCGCCGCACACGACATGGTCGACCCCGGCACCCACGGCTTCGACGATGCCTGCGCCCTCATGCCCCAATATCACCGGAAACGGAATGGGCAGGTCGCCATCGCGCATCACCATGTCGGTATGGCAAATGCCGCATGCGACCATCTTCACCCGTACCTGGCCGGGACCAGGCGGGTCCATCTCCAGGTCCAGGATTTCAAAGGCTGTGCCGACGCTTTCGACGACGGCGGCCTTGATTGCGATCCGCTCCATTGTCAGAATTCGAAGCCGAAGCGCAGATACCATTCGCGCGGCCGGTTATAGGTGCCGAAGATGGCGCCCGCCGCTATGTTCGATCCGCCCGATGTCAGATAGCGCTTGTCGGTCAGGTTGGTGCCCCCGGCCGTCAGCGTCCAATGTCCACCCGGTTCCCTGTAGCTGACGCTGGCATTCACGATGTCGTTGGAAACGCGCCGCAACAGCAACGTCCGCTGCGTGTCGTTCCAGGCGCTCGTACTATGGGTCCAGTCGGCCAGCAGAACCAACGAGCCGCCATTGGCCAGCTTAGCCTCGTAGCGCGGACTGAGATTGACTTTCCATTTGGGCGTCTTGGGCAACGCTTCGCCTACCAGAGTGCCAGCCTGGAAGCTGTTCGCCCCGCCCACGGCGGCCGTAGCCGGCGACACGCTGGTATAATAGGCGTCGATATAACCGATGGCACCGTTCACCGTCAGGCCATCGATCGGCGCCGCGATCATTTCCAGCTCGAACCCCTTGATGCGGGCATCGCCGGCATTGGAGATGGTCGGTGACGTGCCGACCTGAATATTCAGCTGGATGTCGCGATAGCGTGTCGTAAACGCCGCGGCGTTGAGTTGCAGGCGTCGGTCGAGCAGGGTCGATTTGATCCCTGCTTCCCAAGTCGTCGCCTTTTCCTCGTCGAAATCGGGCGCGACATTGCCCTGCGGATTGGTAAGGCGGGTGGTCCAGCCCCCCGTCTTGTAGCCCTTGGACCAGCTGCCATAGACCATGACATCTTCGGACGGATGGACCTGCACGCCTACCTTGGGCGAGAAATCGCTGAACTTCTTGCGATTGACGCCGGGCGTATAGACGCGAACCGGATTGTTCGGGTCAGGATAGCTCAGGCCGGTCTGGCAATTGATCGGCGCCAACGGGAAGGGGCCACCGGGGTTGATGGTCCCGTTCGCATTCGCGCAGCCGAACAGCTTGTAGTTGAAACCGTTCAACTCCTGCTGCCCGCCTTCGAACCGCTTGCGTTCGTTGGTGTAGCGGCCGCCGATCGTGATTCCGATCAGGTCTATCGGCCGGTAATCGACCTGCCCGAAGAAGGCGTAGTTGCGCGTGGCGAGCTCATTGGGGCCATCGACCTGGACCTGACCTTCGGCGAAGGTGACATAGTCATGCAGATCGCCCTGTTCCTTGAAATAATAGGCGCCCAGCACATAACGCAGCTTTTCTTCGAAGGCGTTGCCCAGCAACTGAAATTCCTGGCTGAACTGCCATTGGTTCATCGTGAAGCTAAGCTGCACGAAATTCAGCGGCGACCCATCTGCGTCCAGCCCGGCGTTCCAATGCAGTTCCCGATAAGCGGTGATCGATTTGAGCGCCACATTGTCCGCCAGGTCGAAATCGACCACCCCGCTCAGGCCCCAGCTTTCCAGGTCGGAATAGCTGTTGCCCGTGGCATAGCTGCGATCCGGATCGGCGATCAGATA includes:
- a CDS encoding TonB-dependent receptor, with translation MRRTFSVSLLAVAAATSLTAFAQDQVPPAQGEGADAPVAGEIIVTAQRRAESLQKVPVSVTALSSETLTSRNLNDLTQVARAAPTLQVGVDNSFAVRGVGTLAFAGTVDSSVALAIDEVNLGRPLLNSPLLNDLERVEVLNGPQGLLFGKNASAGLLNIVTTKPVLGEYSSTTNVEVGMRDTPSAKGSAATLIARETVNIPVSPNSALRVSGLYSYQEPATTYVGTPNPGTRHDFNAKSYSIKAKYLLEATPDLTIYLIGDYNENHGIAGIFDNSFRQVDATSTNLAPLAGDRITPGADNFAFGGDASQFRDIKTGGAQGKVSYEFGSGWELSNLFAWRFYDQNQSLDADYLTGNGFNTNRTNAHYDQYSNELRLALPSGNRLSGQVGLYYFKSTLDLSRQLGGNSFLPGFVVSGYPFCVGARAVPGAFPPTCSVSNVAQLGADASYTLNTESYAGFGQLTYDLTDALKVIAGGRITRDKIDIDLLQNQLNYFSALAGPRGRFGKDYSNTDFSWKLGAQYQLSPTVMAYGFYGRGYKGPGFNDSFPTATADVVVREEHSNTAEVGIKSAFFNRRVTLNLAAFHTKFSNFQVQAFNPSTVSFQVQNAAKVTSKGIEASLFASLIDGLSINGNVAILSSKFDDFPGAQCYPTQTSMGCSATVSTFNAGGLTLPVSPKFTSSLQATYEFPTSGQIQPFVEGNWYHRSSVNYLVNRAPGATIDPVDIWGASIGAKVGGLRVALFCKNCTNKLLPTAIGVDSGDANARNARGQATPKLSYTQQFGLDSVRTIGLSLGFKF
- a CDS encoding glycoside hydrolase family 2 TIM barrel-domain containing protein; the protein is MFTRPLTGIAALLAMAAPAVSAQVWAKAATAATPDNDPRSVTLLSTGWRFDFGEHSGAEHPDFNDANWDKIDVPHSWNRVGYYLKPARATANRPETVNKAQGIGWYRLSFDADAALAGKRTWLEFDAASRIASIWLNGQFLGEHKGGYSRFRLDATKALKPGAANILAVRVDNSKPAPGSSTADVLPLTGDFFVPGGLYRPVRLVSTQDVHFDMMDHGGSGIRATTRSIDAGIATIDVAASLRSEIGQARGLRMETRLLDAEGRVAARHVQALSFKAGSSQSSASLQLPAAHLWQGTDDPYLYHLSTRLLDPKGRTLDSVDQPFGIRKMQFDANRGFLLNGKPYRLRGVGYHQDREDKGWAITPADVEQDVATMREMGVNSIRLTHYQHGQTIHDLADRYGLVLWDEIPLVSAWTLGEAKEATPGLIENARQQLTELIRQNQNHASVASWGIANEVDFGNSLPAFLTSFKGAPPDPLALLKELDATAKTLDPSRPTALATCCEGRLFSKGVEVPITAPEADLGGANRYFGWYYGKPEEVGPSLDALHAQRPDQALAVTEYGAGGATTIHTDNVLGGPVDSRGRAQPEEYESYVHEKNWAELAGRPYFWATWLWVGFDFASTVRSEGDAQDINTKGLVSFDHKLRKDAYYFYKANWSREPVVHITGRRYVDRAYGVTDVRVYSNAPSTQLLLNGTSLGARTDCDGHVCVWQNVRLAAGTNVLTARGSISGTAVTDRVEWRLSPDVARAVRIDSGALVAAKGVAGIYGSDNFFDGGRAGSIVEQADFGKPAKPVSIAGTSESAVVATYREGDFHYRIPLEDGRYRVKLTFVEPSAAGKPRRFSVLANDRIAIGNIDLGKASSSARTAVERNVAVSVAGGMLDLHFKPIVGDAIVSAIEVIR
- a CDS encoding NAD(P)-dependent alcohol dehydrogenase, whose amino-acid sequence is MERIAIKAAVVESVGTAFEILDLEMDPPGPGQVRVKMVACGICHTDMVMRDGDLPIPFPVILGHEGAGIVEAVGAGVDHVVCGDSVLLSFHSCGQCRSCHAHQPGYCAEFVPRNFQAVLQPGEGGVWQDKRPVNSNIFGQSAFATYALAHRDNVIKVEPTLPLHLLAPLGCSIQTGAGTVLETLHVAAGDAIAILGAGAVGLSAVMAAVIAGASRITVIDRHAHRLSLAQDVGATETGIALDDVTGMFDHIIDTTGSPALVTIAMDKLAQRGTLALVGAYPEDAATFAPAAIMSMGRRIIGVVEGGVDPQSFIPQLVVHYMAGRLPLEKLVETYAFADIEQAVAASAGGAVIKPVVLM
- a CDS encoding TonB-dependent receptor, translated to MGKLTIAALMASTAWVIPAIAQDDSAAQSGGIAEIVVTAQKRAENVQDVPIAISAFTAAALQERAVGSVSQLSAIAPNVNLDAGTPFSGSTAVLAAYVRGIGSDDFAFNIDPGVGIYLDGVYLARTVGANQDLLDVERVEILKGPQGTLFGRNTIGGAISIVTTDPGKTFKAAGDVTVGSYGLLHARGSVTVPITEDLSSALTFGIKSRDGFLKRIPYPDQRANNAPSFNAFSAAGYDSARREGENDNWNLRGKLKWDDGGAARVTLSGDYSKDKGTSANKLVGTAEQATGNFAGTTNLPGTAFDPTGTTGFLFAGLYNFCIGSTGAQIAARNAQALCGVSGTQFNPQFQLPSYASVNVDGNPSNNRLPWDGRYLIADPDRSYATGNSYSDLESWGLSGVVDFDLADNVALKSITAYRELHWNAGLDADGSPLNFVQLSFTMNQWQFSQEFQLLGNAFEEKLRYVLGAYYFKEQGDLHDYVTFAEGQVQVDGPNELATRNYAFFGQVDYRPIDLIGITIGGRYTNERKRFEGGQQELNGFNYKLFGCANANGTINPGGPFPLAPINCQTGLSYPDPNNPVRVYTPGVNRKKFSDFSPKVGVQVHPSEDVMVYGSWSKGYKTGGWTTRLTNPQGNVAPDFDEEKATTWEAGIKSTLLDRRLQLNAAAFTTRYRDIQLNIQVGTSPTISNAGDARIKGFELEMIAAPIDGLTVNGAIGYIDAYYTSVSPATAAVGGANSFQAGTLVGEALPKTPKWKVNLSPRYEAKLANGGSLVLLADWTHSTSAWNDTQRTLLLRRVSNDIVNASVSYREPGGHWTLTAGGTNLTDKRYLTSGGSNIAAGAIFGTYNRPREWYLRFGFEF